The sequence below is a genomic window from Plodia interpunctella isolate USDA-ARS_2022_Savannah chromosome 5, ilPloInte3.2, whole genome shotgun sequence.
GCCGGTAAGGCTGGTAGACTATCAGGCAGCAGTCTAGGTTTTCTAGCAAATAAAACTCACATTCAAGTATATGATTACTTCTGTATGGAAACTCTTGCTGACCATATGCATAgctaaatttgtttttaataactgTTTGACTAGTTGTAATCAGTCTAGAATTGGATATCACGCCAAACTCTTCAACCTTGGACGCAAGAAACACACAGGTCGGGGCCAATAGCAATGGGTCTATGCACATCAAAGAATTTCTGGCATAGAACCTCTTAAAGTAAACTGTTGCTGTTGCAATGACCTGCTGCCGGACTTTGAGTTGTTCACCCAGTACCTGTATCATACTAGCGAAAAAATTGAATACTTTCTGATATTCTtcttctgataaaatattcatatcgtGCTGACGATCTCTAATTAAATCTTGCTTGTCTAATATCCATTGTTGATGATGAGAACTCTGCCAAAAGTTTCCAgccatttttaaatgaatatgatatttaatgcaattaattttgagtTTAATAGATCTTggttatgtaaaataatccaataaattattttatttaaattgcttGCTTGGCTTTTGGTTtagtttacataaaattacaaactgACATATAATGACAGATAGGAAATGACAATGACATATAAgctttttttacattcataGCAAAAGTATTTAGTCCAGTTGGGAGGGACTAAAGGACCTCCCAGTTACTATCCTGCACAAAATCTTTTACGGTGTGGCTAAAATCTTCAAGAGCTGCACTATCATTCCATCTCTTACGATGCGGACTGGTGAAccatgtaatgtttttatatcggTGAGTGAACATAGCCATGCCATACATGCATTAagggacaaaatatattagaggTCTGTTCCACTTCTTCTCGTGTACCTATtccaaaatacaatttctattACTCTTTCTTGTTTGCGGGAAAtaactttcacccccattatagtcatttggagGTTGGTTTTtgctttaactacatgcataccaaattttatcaaaatcggtccagtggtttagccgtgaaagcgaacagacagacatatagacagacagactttctcatttataatattagtatggaagaataaaatataaaaattaaaaaaatagggtGGCCACAACACATTGGTAATgcacaagtaaaaaaaataattatatcgtaggaaatatttttagtttgttcATTGTAGCTATACAGTCGcaggtacatataataatttcgtcttatagtaattttttcatcCAAGAATGTCAGCGATCGTGTAGTCCTTCAACACTTCGTTGATAGTGTCGAACAGTTGCTCGCTCAGCATTTGACTGACTTTCTCGAGCTCATTTTGAATCACGGCTTGGGTTATGCTCTGCACCAAGCCGCTGATTATGTTGTTGAGGACAGGTGAACCCACCAAGCCATCAATTTGAATCtgcaataaatgtatttattgtctCCAATTCCAATGTTTGCATTGTACCTAATTATTCTTGTAATGATTCTtcattaaatgaaattgtaattgtaatggGAAAGTTCGACGGTAGGTACATTTTTCTCAATAACGCTAAATCAATTGATCAGATTACATACATTGTagatacttttatcccgatTTCCTATGGAAGCGAAACCCCGAACGAGGCTAGCAAAGCAAGGGATAGAGGCTACCTACATTGAAACCCTAAGCTCtacttatacataatttacaagACCTGTAGAGCTTATGGTCGACCTCCTAGTGGTCACTACGCCTGTTATGCTATATGAAGGTCCTGAGTTGAATTCCCAGCGCGGGCAAATTTTTGTAactgtgatcacaaatatttcaaaatatttaggtcCAATTGTACCTCCGATAGAAGTTAGCTTAGTGTGAgacgttgagtgttgtccaattgtttgtcatttattttctcGATGTTTTaggaaataacaaataaaatatggactcTCTTACCAGAGTATCGTGAATATCGATTTTAATGTCGAGTTCTCTGAGTACTAAATGTCCAGCTAGTATGTTGGTTCCCACTCGAAGGTCCACACTGACTTCCACGCGGTTGACGAAGACCCTGAAAGGTACAGGCATATGCACAGtttcaaattacaaaatgtcaCCCATAAAATCAAcggcatt
It includes:
- the CycC gene encoding cyclin-C codes for the protein MAGNFWQSSHHQQWILDKQDLIRDRQHDMNILSEEEYQKVFNFFASMIQVLGEQLKVRQQVIATATVYFKRFYARNSLMCIDPLLLAPTCVFLASKVEEFGVISNSRLITTSQTVIKNKFSYAYGQQEFPYRSNHILECEFYLLENLDCCLIVYQPYRPLLLFVQDIGQDDQLLTYAWRVVNDSLRTDVSLLYPPYQIAIAALHIACVMLGKENLKPWFAELNVDMDKIQEIVRYIINLYEMWKSYDEKKEIQGLLAKMPKPKPAPQR